Within the Populus trichocarpa isolate Nisqually-1 chromosome 14, P.trichocarpa_v4.1, whole genome shotgun sequence genome, the region AGCATTGAAACTCATGTCTCTGAACTGCACCATAGAATCTAGACATCCAAAGTAACCAGCACGTTGAATGGAATCTTTCCCATCTTTTAGGATATTATAATTTGTGGCGATTGAGATCTGAATCTTGGAAAACTCAAAACCCACCGGTCCTGGACAGAATTTGTTCTAATAGTTTATTATGTTTAGCtacaaaagatattttaatttaggttGTTCATTAGTCTTTTCGTTCTACTGTTGAGGTGAGAAGACATGCTGGCCCAAGTTATCCTTTAATTATTGATGGATTTTAAGTAATCAGCTAATGAAAGATAAGTTTTTACTGTATAATTtcagtatttatttattgggattttagttaaataaaccttttcaattataatctcgtcataacataaaataacaaagtcaTAAACCGATACACTAGCGTATTAAACTTATCCAACAGAGTAAGTAGTACAATCCTTCACGTTTGGGTTTCAAAGGCGGCGGCTgcaagctgctgctgctgattttactgtgattttttgttttcctgATAGATAATTGGCTGGTCAATTCCAATCATTTTTCATGGCTACAACCCAAATGCTTAGTCAATAAGATCTAGTTCGATTGATCATCAGAGGCCTAATGAATTTCTAAATTAACACAaacgcatatatatatatatatatatatatatatatatatatatatatatatatatatatatatatatatatataaacttcatttggatttttggatatatatatgtgtgttgAATTTCTCTAGTAATAAAGTACATAGCCACAAATTGAGGACTGTTAAATAATGGAGTTAGCTTGCCAGTAAATTTAGAGCAGAGGAATCCCTGAATCTGCATCATTAACTCAGATTTAagtaataattcaaataaactaaaaaaaaaaagagaagaaaaagctACTCATACTGTTCAATCTTGCGCATGCAGATAGCATCGTTTGGATATCGGTAGCGATCTTGATCTGCCTATTCATGGTTCAGAGATTTGGAACAGATAAAGTGGGCTACAGTTTTGCACCTGTGATTTGTGTCTGGTTCTCATTGATTGGCGGTATTGGCATCTACAATCTCTTCAAGTATGATCCAGCAGTGGTCAAAGCTTTGAATCCAATGTACATAGTTGATTATTTCAGGAGGAACAAAAAAGATGCATGGATTTCCCTTGGTGGCGTTGTCCTTGCCATAACAGGTTCTATTCCTTTCAATTGAAACAACAAATACTGCttgattatatatgaattagCTCTTAAATTTTTGCTCATTAGACAGCCACTAACTAAAAACTTGCATGCAGGAACTGAAGCACTATTTGCTGATGTTGGTCATTTCACAGTTCGGTCCATTCAAATAAGCATGTGCGTTGTGACATACCCTGCTCTCATATCGGCATACGCTGGACAAGCCGCCTTTCTTAGAAAGCACAACGATCTTGTCTCAGCGACCTTCTTCAAGTCTATTCCAGGTTGATGAATTTCCTTGTctgttaatttttcattataacCATAGTTTTTTAACCATTCAAGGCAACTGCATTATATACAGACCCACTGTACTGGCCAATGTTTGTGGTGGCCGTAATGGCATCAATCATTGCAAGTCAAGCCATGATTTCGGGGACATTCTCCATAATTCAACAATCACTAGCACTTGGATGTTTCCCTCGGGTGAAAATCGTGCACACATCGGCTAAGTATGAAGGGCAAGTCTACATCCCTGAAGTCAATTACCTTCTTATGGTGGCATGTGTCTGTGTCACGCTTGGCTTTAAGACTACTACAAAGATTGGCAATGCATATGGTAATCCGCAGCTCTTCACAGATTATTTTAGCCTCTTTCAAATCTCAGATGATGCacccataattgtttttaataaattcttcgAGGCTGATAAATTACTTGCTAACTACAGGAATTGCCGTGGTGTTTGTAATGACTCTCACATCATCCTTCCTGGTACTCATCATGCTAATGATATGGAAAACCAACATATTTCATGTAATTGTCTTTGTGCTTACAATTGGAACTGTGGAGCTTCTGTATTTAAGCTCTGTCCTCTACAAATTTGACCAAGGAGGATATCTACCATTAGCATTTGCTGGGGTTCTAATGGCTATAATGTATAGCTGGAACAATGTGTATCGAAGAAAGTACTATTACGAGCTTGATCACAAGATTTCTCCAGACAAGCTGATGGAGGTTTCTGCAGGGAACTTTAGCAGGCTTCCTGGACTTGCCATGTTCTACTCCGAACTTGTTCACGGCATCCCACCCATCTTCAAGCACTATGTGGAAAATGTGCCTGCACTACACTCAGTCCTTGTTTTCGTATCCATCAAGACTCTGCCAATTGGCAAGGTTCCAGCTGAAGAACGTTTCCTTTTTCGTAGAGTGGAACCAAAGGAGCTCAATGTGTTTCGTTGTGTGGCCAGATATGGATACACGGACGTGCGCAATGAACAAGAGCCTTTCGAGGGAATGTTAGTTGAAAAATTGAAGGAGTTCATCAGAAACGAGCACTGGTTCTCCCAAGCATTTCTCACTAATGGGGAGGTGACCGAGAAAGAAGGAGAACCAGATGATGGACAAGTTGAAGATATGAGGATGGAGCAAGCTGCTGAAAAAGAGAAGCAACAAGAGGATGCAGAGAGAGAGATCGAGATCATCGACAAAGCATGCCGTGCTGGTGTTGT harbors:
- the LOC7491314 gene encoding potassium transporter 5 — encoded protein: MSDEAIKATNEESREEEFSPQLNGKKLSWQKLRRNDSLEMESGKFSGRQVHGSKGASWSVILQLAFQSIGIVYGDIGTSPLYVYASTFTKGINHNDDILGVLSLIFYTLTLIPLIKYVLIVLQANDNGDGGTFALYSLICRYAKVGLLPSQQVEDRDVSNFQLELPSKRLRRASKLKSKLEKSKFAKLFLLFATMLGTSMVIGDGVLTPCISVLSAVGGIKEAASSMTQDSIVWISVAILICLFMVQRFGTDKVGYSFAPVICVWFSLIGGIGIYNLFKYDPAVVKALNPMYIVDYFRRNKKDAWISLGGVVLAITGTEALFADVGHFTVRSIQISMCVVTYPALISAYAGQAAFLRKHNDLVSATFFKSIPDPLYWPMFVVAVMASIIASQAMISGTFSIIQQSLALGCFPRVKIVHTSAKYEGQVYIPEVNYLLMVACVCVTLGFKTTTKIGNAYGIAVVFVMTLTSSFLVLIMLMIWKTNIFHVIVFVLTIGTVELLYLSSVLYKFDQGGYLPLAFAGVLMAIMYSWNNVYRRKYYYELDHKISPDKLMEVSAGNFSRLPGLAMFYSELVHGIPPIFKHYVENVPALHSVLVFVSIKTLPIGKVPAEERFLFRRVEPKELNVFRCVARYGYTDVRNEQEPFEGMLVEKLKEFIRNEHWFSQAFLTNGEVTEKEGEPDDGQVEDMRMEQAAEKEKQQEDAEREIEIIDKACRAGVVHLIGENEVIASKGASLGDRILINYAYNFLKKNLRQSEKVFDIPHKRMLKVGMTYEL